Proteins encoded in a region of the Leptotrichia trevisanii DSM 22070 genome:
- a CDS encoding DKNYY domain-containing protein, whose product MIKKIFIKTLIIKYLIFLIILNMLYANDKDFKTQKNRFNKINSCYLKDSHNYYGTKKKVLLADISDVNKLIIGEKDLEEIFEIDDIPIKIIKEYFFSKNNIYYCGEKIKDVDLKSFEILPYGFSKDKNNLYFEGEKILENIEKFKILGENFFLINDKVYVLFFEEKARILEINFNTLRKVKIDISTMKVLGKNYISDKNNIYYANNIIENVDKNSFKILDENFSRDKNNIYYHGEKIKDVDLKSFEILSYGYSRDKNNIYYEENIFLNYSIKNLEIYNRHFFRDDKYLYLRRVFFNDTLVEDFKKIKINSNIKLTKIDDYFFSFDNNTILYEDFAGVHFINVKNSRKFKKITNYYYTDEENVYYMYKKIPQVDLDSFEIINKYYSKDKNNIYFKNFKTDKYIDVDLIPRKKIFY is encoded by the coding sequence ATGATAAAAAAAATATTTATAAAAACTCTAATCATAAAATATTTGATTTTTTTAATAATTTTAAATATGCTTTATGCCAATGATAAAGATTTTAAAACTCAAAAAAATAGATTTAATAAAATAAATAGCTGTTATTTAAAGGACTCTCATAATTATTATGGAACTAAAAAAAAGGTTTTATTAGCTGATATTTCAGATGTAAATAAATTAATAATTGGTGAGAAAGATTTGGAGGAAATTTTTGAGATAGATGATATTCCAATTAAAATAATAAAAGAATACTTTTTTTCAAAAAATAATATTTATTATTGTGGGGAAAAAATAAAAGATGTAGATTTAAAAAGTTTTGAAATTTTACCTTATGGTTTTTCAAAAGATAAGAATAATTTATATTTTGAAGGAGAAAAGATTTTAGAAAATATAGAAAAATTTAAAATTTTAGGAGAAAATTTTTTTCTTATTAATGATAAAGTTTATGTTCTTTTTTTTGAGGAGAAAGCTAGAATTTTAGAAATTAATTTTAATACATTAAGAAAAGTGAAGATTGATATTTCAACAATGAAAGTATTAGGAAAGAATTATATTTCTGATAAAAATAATATATATTATGCAAATAATATTATTGAAAATGTGGATAAAAATAGTTTTAAAATATTAGATGAAAATTTTTCAAGAGATAAAAATAATATTTACTATCATGGAGAAAAAATAAAAGATGTAGATTTAAAGAGCTTTGAAATCTTATCTTATGGATATTCAAGAGATAAAAATAATATATATTATGAAGAAAATATTTTTTTGAATTATTCTATCAAAAATTTAGAAATTTATAATAGACATTTTTTTAGAGATGATAAATATTTATATTTAAGAAGAGTTTTTTTTAATGATACTTTGGTTGAAGATTTTAAAAAGATAAAAATAAATAGTAATATCAAATTAACAAAAATAGATGATTATTTTTTTTCTTTTGATAATAACACAATTTTATATGAAGATTTTGCAGGAGTTCATTTTATAAATGTAAAAAATAGTAGAAAATTTAAGAAAATTACAAATTATTATTATACAGATGAAGAAAATGTTTATTACATGTATAAAAAAATACCGCAAGTAGATTTAGACAGCTTTGAAATAATTAATAAATATTATTCAAAAGATAAGAACAATATTTATTTTAAAAATTTTAAGACTGACAAATATATAGATGTTGATTTAATTCCCAGAAAAAAAATATTTTATTAA